One Triticum dicoccoides isolate Atlit2015 ecotype Zavitan chromosome 5B, WEW_v2.0, whole genome shotgun sequence genomic window carries:
- the LOC119308051 gene encoding branchpoint-bridging protein-like, with the protein MKVVPASTFAVTERMEWGDPTKCHICGEVGHWKRECPTRGRGRGYNRGGAGRGRSARGRGGYSETSWSQASRGRGGYSGHSGGQRAHMAVAGDTGTSKGKDVDDVVYGDFAHWASTDEGATDEPDGWDWHQA; encoded by the exons ATGAAGGTTGTGCCAGCTTCGACATTTGCAGTCACTGAGCGCATGGAGTGGGGAGATCCCACCAAATGTCATATCTGTGGGGAGGTAGGTCACTGGAAGAGAGAATGTCCAACTCGTGGCAGAGGCAGGGGATATAACAGAGGGGGAGCAGGCAGAGGTAGAAGTGCTAGAGGCAGAGGTGGATACTCAGAGACCTCATGGAGCCAGGCTTCTAGAGGTAGAGGTGGCTACTCAGGACACTCAGGGGGTCAGAGGGCTCACATGGCCGTTGCAGGAGACACTGGGACGTCCAAAGGCAAAGATGTAGATGATGTTGTCTATGGAGACTTTGCTCACTGGGCCTCCACTGATGAAG GTGCGACAGACGAGCCAGACGGTTGGGACTGGCACCAGGCGTAG